Proteins from one bacterium genomic window:
- a CDS encoding RsmE family RNA methyltransferase has product MPQFFIKKENIREDKIFITNKSDINHITNVLRHKKKDKLILSGPENFVYEAEIDLIQADLIEAKISDKYFSDKTLKINITLAQSVIKSQKQDFLIQKATELGVRTIIPVVSKNTVVKFDSEKDKLSKIQRWQKIVYESAKQCKRGDLAEIKPVSSFEEVVNLEGFDLKIVCSEKENTVSVKQFLSENKIDKNADILLVIGPEGGWDNKEINKFAEKGFASVSLGKLIYRAETAATVAISHIIYEYEL; this is encoded by the coding sequence ATGCCGCAATTTTTTATAAAAAAAGAAAATATTCGGGAAGATAAAATCTTTATTACGAATAAGTCGGATATTAACCATATAACAAATGTTTTAAGGCACAAAAAAAAAGACAAATTGATTCTTTCAGGGCCCGAAAACTTTGTTTATGAAGCCGAAATCGATTTAATCCAGGCAGATTTAATTGAAGCTAAAATTTCTGATAAATATTTTTCTGATAAAACCTTAAAAATAAACATAACCCTCGCTCAAAGTGTTATAAAATCCCAAAAACAGGATTTTTTAATACAAAAAGCTACTGAGCTGGGTGTCAGAACAATAATCCCTGTTGTAAGCAAAAACACTGTGGTTAAATTTGATTCTGAAAAAGATAAGCTTTCTAAAATTCAAAGATGGCAAAAAATTGTTTATGAATCGGCAAAACAGTGCAAGAGGGGAGATTTGGCGGAAATAAAACCGGTTTCTTCTTTTGAGGAGGTTGTAAATCTTGAGGGATTCGATTTAAAAATAGTTTGTTCCGAAAAAGAAAATACGGTTTCTGTAAAACAGTTTTTGTCCGAAAATAAAATCGATAAAAATGCCGATATTTTGCTTGTAATTGGACCGGAAGGCGGTTGGGACAACAAAGAAATAAATAAATTTGCCGAAAAAGGCTTTGCTTCAGTGAGTCTGGGAAAATTGATTTACAGGGCAGAAACTGCCGCAACCGTTGCAATTTCGCATATAATATACGAATATGAATTATAA
- a CDS encoding type II toxin-antitoxin system RelE/ParE family toxin, giving the protein MNIKFSKKADKDLSCIDKQNIKRIIQKLKAFASGESVDVVLLIGYTNLYRLKVGDYRVIFEFINDEIKIIHILRIQHRKDVYKDL; this is encoded by the coding sequence ATGAATATCAAATTTTCTAAAAAAGCCGATAAAGATTTATCCTGCATTGATAAACAAAATATTAAAAGAATAATCCAAAAATTAAAAGCTTTTGCTTCCGGTGAAAGTGTTGATGTTGTTCTTTTAATAGGATACACAAATCTCTATCGCCTAAAAGTAGGTGATTATCGAGTCATTTTTGAATTTATAAACGATGAAATTAAAATAATTCACATATTAAGAATTCAACACAGAAAAGATGTATATAAAGATTTATAG
- a CDS encoding flagellin, producing the protein MSITASTNVASLIAQRNLANNSSNLTKSIERLSSGYRINRASDDAAGLAISENLRGQIRGNAQAINNIQDGINMLQIAEGSLSVVNENVQRIRELTVQAANDTNGSTERDAILSEINARLLDINRIAKSSKFNNITLLDGTASTKLQVGANSGPSTNTIDIQKGVLGRATISSIGVTAASPSGLSLSVTGASWAGTSGNGIRLYLDTLDAALKDISSRRSNIGAYQNRLESALNNLTVMNENIQAAESRIRDLNIAKETSTMTKYQILQQASASVLAQANQIPSIALKLIG; encoded by the coding sequence ATGTCAATTACAGCCAGCACAAACGTAGCGTCATTAATTGCGCAAAGGAATTTAGCAAACAACTCGTCAAATCTGACAAAATCAATTGAAAGACTATCTTCAGGGTATAGAATCAACAGGGCATCAGATGACGCAGCAGGTTTAGCAATCTCTGAAAACTTAAGAGGACAGATCAGAGGTAATGCTCAAGCTATCAATAACATTCAGGATGGCATAAACATGCTCCAGATTGCAGAAGGCAGCCTTTCAGTAGTTAACGAAAACGTACAAAGAATTAGAGAATTAACAGTACAAGCAGCAAACGATACAAACGGTTCAACAGAAAGAGATGCTATCTTATCAGAAATTAACGCAAGGTTACTTGATATTAATAGAATAGCAAAATCTTCAAAATTTAATAATATAACTTTATTAGACGGAACAGCTTCGACAAAATTACAGGTAGGAGCAAATTCAGGACCTTCAACAAACACCATTGATATACAAAAAGGCGTACTTGGTAGAGCTACTATTTCCTCTATCGGAGTAACTGCCGCCAGCCCCAGTGGTCTTTCTCTATCAGTAACAGGTGCTAGCTGGGCAGGTACAAGCGGCAATGGAATAAGACTCTATTTGGATACACTGGATGCAGCATTAAAGGATATTTCCAGCAGAAGATCAAACATAGGTGCATATCAAAACAGACTTGAAAGTGCCTTGAACAACTTGACTGTAATGAATGAAAATATTCAAGCAGCAGAATCAAGGATAAGAGATCTTAACATAGCAAAAGAAACTTCAACTATGACTAAGTATCAAATTTTACAGCAGGCTTCAGCAAGTGTTCTTGCGCAGGCTAATCAAATACCAAGCATTGCCCTAAAATTAATAGGTTAA
- a CDS encoding alpha-amylase family glycosyl hydrolase: MEELFYFYPKQHGIDPVCVKSVHIIGEFNKWGKDKNKLEEFKLTQDKVYRWVGLFKVPEGKHFYKFFINGQTVCPASGLLTYSTVCTPEWAKKAVWYQIMVDRFFRGDLSRNVPDLIDWAAPPDYFNNFGGDLQGIKEKIGYFKNLFGSLENKAFYLNPIHKSLASNHKYWPEDFEVIDPQFGDEKDLKELIEVLHKENSRIIIDLVYNHTGLNHYAFLDILKNGSKSKYCDWYRGLTRTHVGKIEIPILENYVGDKPQNIEFENDPRSPEFDKKKESFISVWGGKYKFPIIEPEKFRNSSTEELLNRQPHYKLISLYNNPSYKCWMNLFEIPELKTKNPEVKKHLFNAAKKLIRLGVDGFRLDVPDLLEDAHAFWQEFRQEMKSETAAIGKNPDDLYIVGEMWTLDGINPSFVCADDDGKPLRYDALMNYPVRENILNFFSGEILNKGADSVCRHGEISAGELDKNLHENLSGVSWGTNQVQFNVFSSHDTRRLRTVLKNDRKFKAALLMQFTLPGMPVIYYGDEIGMNGGIDPANRAAMNWNIYDNLPHHKEESEIFNLYKNLIELRKNYDCLVNSPLLTLKIHNHDKVYSYARYKNSSDCAIVVVVKNNLKENLHLDISNMPFEDIEGWKDPISGKNYLNYGKNIILKPEDFSDGFGIILVPEL, translated from the coding sequence ATGGAAGAATTATTTTATTTTTATCCGAAACAACACGGAATTGACCCTGTTTGTGTGAAAAGTGTTCATATAATAGGGGAATTTAATAAATGGGGGAAAGATAAAAACAAACTTGAAGAGTTCAAACTAACCCAGGACAAAGTCTACAGATGGGTCGGATTGTTTAAAGTTCCTGAAGGAAAGCATTTTTACAAATTTTTTATTAACGGGCAAACAGTTTGCCCTGCGTCAGGGTTATTAACTTATTCAACTGTTTGCACTCCTGAATGGGCGAAAAAAGCTGTCTGGTACCAGATTATGGTTGACAGATTTTTTAGGGGCGATTTATCGAGAAATGTTCCTGATTTAATCGATTGGGCTGCTCCGCCTGACTATTTCAACAACTTTGGCGGGGATTTACAGGGAATAAAAGAGAAAATTGGCTACTTTAAAAATCTATTCGGGTCTCTTGAAAATAAAGCTTTTTATCTGAATCCTATTCACAAGTCTTTGGCTTCTAACCACAAGTATTGGCCCGAAGATTTTGAGGTTATAGACCCACAATTCGGGGATGAAAAGGATTTAAAAGAATTAATAGAGGTTTTGCATAAAGAAAATTCAAGAATTATCATTGATTTAGTCTATAATCACACAGGTTTAAATCATTATGCGTTTTTGGATATTCTAAAAAATGGCAGTAAGTCAAAATATTGCGATTGGTACAGAGGATTAACCCGTACTCATGTGGGGAAAATAGAAATTCCAATACTTGAAAATTATGTTGGAGATAAGCCCCAAAATATTGAATTTGAAAATGACCCGAGAAGCCCTGAATTTGATAAAAAAAAAGAAAGTTTTATTTCGGTTTGGGGTGGAAAATATAAATTTCCAATTATTGAACCCGAAAAATTTAGAAACTCATCGACAGAAGAGCTTTTAAATCGGCAGCCACATTATAAATTAATTTCTTTATACAATAATCCTTCTTATAAATGCTGGATGAACCTGTTTGAAATTCCCGAACTGAAGACAAAAAATCCCGAAGTCAAAAAACATCTTTTTAATGCGGCAAAAAAATTAATCAGGCTTGGAGTTGACGGATTTCGGCTTGATGTGCCTGATTTGTTGGAAGATGCGCATGCTTTCTGGCAGGAATTCAGGCAGGAAATGAAATCCGAAACAGCTGCAATCGGAAAAAATCCCGATGATCTCTATATCGTAGGAGAAATGTGGACGCTTGACGGAATCAATCCGAGCTTTGTGTGCGCAGATGATGACGGAAAACCTTTAAGATATGATGCATTGATGAATTATCCCGTGAGAGAAAATATTTTAAACTTTTTTTCGGGAGAAATTTTAAACAAGGGTGCAGACAGCGTTTGCCGGCATGGGGAAATTTCTGCCGGGGAACTTGATAAAAACCTTCATGAAAACCTGTCAGGGGTTTCTTGGGGAACAAACCAGGTGCAGTTTAACGTTTTTTCTTCACATGACACCAGAAGGTTAAGAACTGTCTTAAAAAACGACCGAAAATTCAAAGCAGCTCTTTTGATGCAGTTTACTCTCCCCGGCATGCCTGTGATTTATTACGGCGATGAAATCGGGATGAATGGCGGAATCGACCCCGCAAACAGGGCTGCGATGAACTGGAATATCTATGATAATTTGCCTCATCATAAAGAAGAATCTGAAATTTTTAACCTTTATAAAAATCTTATCGAACTTAGAAAAAATTATGATTGCCTCGTAAATTCGCCGTTATTAACTCTCAAAATTCACAATCATGACAAAGTTTATTCTTATGCAAGATACAAAAATTCTTCTGACTGCGCTATTGTGGTCGTTGTGAAAAACAATTTAAAAGAAAATCTTCATCTTGATATTTCAAACATGCCTTTTGAAGATATAGAGGGATGGAAAGACCCGATCTCAGGCAAAAATTATTTAAATTACGGCAAAAATATAATTCTAAAGCCCGAAGATTTTTCTGACGGTTTCGGAATTATTCTTGTACCGGAACTTTAA
- a CDS encoding metallophosphoesterase family protein yields MKIAIISDIHGNLEALNAVLQDIESQEINKIFICGDLAMAGSEPEKTVDRIIGLTKEKDVAIILGNTDEMIIKSSGKTGDEFTPADETMAASLKFTQKFLRADQIEFLKNLPLKHKEKIGELEILLVHGSPRKINENISPDLEEKILKEMLSGTQEDIIFCGHTHLPVVYKIEKQTIVNVGSVGRPFTENPDACYAILDYSTSANCNKIFDISHRFVKYDKETTAKKLQKLPFKGSGKLAQVILHPKDRYKLFK; encoded by the coding sequence ATGAAAATAGCTATAATTTCTGATATACATGGAAATTTAGAAGCGCTTAATGCCGTATTGCAAGATATAGAATCACAGGAAATAAATAAAATTTTTATTTGCGGAGACCTTGCAATGGCAGGCTCTGAACCGGAAAAAACCGTTGATAGAATTATTGGACTTACAAAAGAAAAAGATGTTGCTATAATTCTCGGAAATACTGATGAGATGATTATAAAATCAAGCGGTAAAACAGGAGATGAATTCACTCCTGCGGATGAAACAATGGCGGCCTCTTTAAAATTTACGCAAAAATTTTTAAGGGCGGATCAAATTGAATTTTTAAAAAATCTTCCGCTTAAACATAAAGAAAAAATCGGCGAGCTGGAAATTTTGCTTGTACATGGTTCTCCAAGAAAAATAAATGAAAACATTTCTCCTGATTTAGAGGAAAAAATTCTAAAAGAAATGCTTTCAGGAACACAAGAAGATATAATTTTTTGCGGACACACACATCTTCCTGTTGTTTATAAAATAGAAAAACAAACTATTGTTAATGTTGGCAGTGTCGGAAGACCTTTTACAGAAAACCCTGATGCTTGTTATGCCATTTTAGACTATTCAACTTCCGCTAACTGCAACAAAATTTTTGACATTTCCCACAGGTTTGTAAAATACGACAAGGAAACAACCGCAAAAAAATTGCAAAAACTTCCTTTTAAAGGGAGTGGCAAGCTTGCACAGGTAATTTTGCACCCCAAAGACAGGTATAAGCTTTTTAAATAA
- a CDS encoding DUF2281 domain-containing protein, with protein MSVPEDKIINIFKSLPEKEQEEILDFAEYLKEKKRKQIEDMIKNIPEGTEDLTEQDLESIEEAREEFKTGQVYSIEEIEQKYNIE; from the coding sequence GTGAGTGTTCCTGAAGATAAAATAATTAATATTTTTAAATCACTTCCTGAAAAAGAGCAGGAAGAAATTCTGGATTTTGCTGAATATTTAAAAGAAAAAAAAAGAAAACAAATAGAAGATATGATAAAAAATATTCCTGAAGGTACCGAAGATTTGACTGAACAGGATTTAGAGTCTATTGAAGAAGCAAGAGAAGAATTTAAAACCGGTCAGGTTTACTCTATAGAAGAAATTGAACAGAAATACAATATAGAATGA
- the pheS gene encoding phenylalanine--tRNA ligase subunit alpha encodes MKAKLEELKNNALAEINNSASLEDLQQIKIKYLGRKGELNSIKRGLKDLSESEKPLIGALANEIAEEIEKTFETKYADFYKESVSKKLEAEKLDITMPGDYKPYGSQHPLTATINEIVSIFQGMGFSLVANQNSPEVETEYYNFDALNFPADHPAKDMQDTFYTVNAPNLILRSQTSNAQIREMEKKNPPLSVISPGRVYRSEAVSSRKNNLFHQVEGFMLDKNVTFGDLKGVLNEFTRQFFGQARPTRFRTSFFPFTEPSAEIDVQCIICSGKGCRTCSGTGWLEILGAGMIDPNVLRGVNVDPEVYSGFAFGMGVERLAMLKYAINDIRLFFNNDIRFLEQF; translated from the coding sequence ATGAAAGCTAAACTGGAAGAATTAAAAAATAATGCGCTTGCGGAAATCAATAATTCAGCAAGTCTTGAAGATTTACAACAAATAAAAATCAAATATCTCGGCAGAAAAGGCGAATTGAATTCGATAAAAAGAGGACTTAAAGATTTATCAGAAAGTGAAAAACCTTTAATAGGCGCTCTTGCTAACGAAATAGCGGAAGAAATCGAAAAAACTTTTGAAACCAAATACGCTGATTTTTATAAAGAAAGTGTTTCCAAAAAACTGGAAGCAGAAAAGCTTGATATAACGATGCCGGGGGATTATAAACCATACGGGAGCCAGCATCCTTTAACAGCTACAATAAATGAAATTGTTTCTATATTTCAAGGGATGGGGTTTTCGCTTGTAGCGAATCAAAACAGCCCCGAAGTAGAAACAGAATACTATAACTTCGATGCTTTAAATTTTCCTGCCGATCACCCTGCAAAAGATATGCAGGATACGTTTTATACAGTAAATGCGCCTAATTTGATTTTAAGAAGCCAGACTTCCAATGCTCAAATCAGGGAAATGGAGAAGAAAAATCCTCCCCTAAGTGTTATAAGTCCCGGTCGTGTTTACAGATCAGAAGCAGTCAGCAGCAGGAAAAACAATCTTTTTCATCAGGTTGAAGGTTTTATGCTGGACAAAAACGTTACTTTCGGTGATTTGAAAGGAGTATTAAATGAATTTACGCGTCAATTCTTTGGTCAGGCACGTCCTACAAGATTTAGAACAAGTTTTTTCCCTTTTACAGAGCCTAGTGCGGAAATTGATGTTCAGTGCATTATATGCTCCGGCAAAGGCTGCCGTACCTGTTCAGGAACAGGATGGCTGGAAATACTTGGAGCAGGGATGATTGACCCTAACGTATTAAGGGGTGTCAATGTCGATCCGGAAGTATATTCCGGTTTTGCATTCGGCATGGGCGTAGAAAGGCTTGCGATGCTAAAATACGCCATTAACGACATCAGGCTTTTCTTCAATAACGATATAAGATTTCTGGAACAGTTTTAA
- a CDS encoding flagellin codes for MSIVVNNNIASLIAQRNLANNSSNLTKSIERLSSGYRINKASDDAAGLSISENLRGQIRGNKQAINNIQDGVNMLQIAESSLSVVNENIQRIRELTVQAANDTNGSTERDAILSEVSARLLDINRIAKATKFNNVNLLDGSQSVTLQIGASSGLSTNTIVIGNGVLNRATISAIGVSAVSPSGLSLSVTGATWAGTSGNGIRLYLDTLDKALKDITTRRSNLGAYQNRLESALGNLNVTNENIQTAESRIRDLDIAKETASMTKYQILQQASASVLAQANALPQIALKLLG; via the coding sequence ATGTCAATTGTAGTAAATAACAACATCGCGTCATTAATTGCGCAAAGAAATTTAGCAAACAACTCATCAAACCTCACAAAATCAATTGAAAGATTATCTTCGGGATACAGAATAAACAAGGCATCAGATGATGCAGCGGGTTTATCTATCTCTGAAAACTTAAGAGGTCAAATCAGAGGAAACAAACAGGCTATCAATAACATTCAAGATGGCGTAAATATGCTTCAGATTGCAGAAAGTAGTCTTTCTGTAGTTAACGAAAACATACAAAGAATTAGAGAATTAACAGTACAAGCAGCAAACGATACAAACGGTTCAACAGAAAGAGATGCTATCTTATCAGAAGTTAGCGCAAGATTACTTGATATTAACAGAATAGCAAAAGCAACCAAGTTTAATAATGTAAACCTTCTTGATGGTTCACAGTCAGTAACTCTTCAAATTGGAGCAAGCTCAGGACTTTCAACAAACACTATTGTTATCGGAAATGGTGTTTTGAATCGTGCCACTATTTCTGCTATAGGAGTAAGTGCAGTAAGTCCAAGCGGTCTTTCATTGTCAGTAACAGGTGCTACATGGGCTGGTACAAGCGGCAACGGCATAAGACTTTATTTAGATACTCTTGATAAAGCATTAAAAGATATTACAACAAGAAGATCCAATCTTGGAGCATATCAAAACAGACTTGAAAGCGCTCTGGGAAACCTTAATGTAACAAATGAAAACATTCAAACTGCCGAATCAAGAATAAGAGATCTTGATATAGCAAAAGAAACAGCAAGTATGACTAAATATCAGATACTTCAGCAAGCTTCAGCAAGCGTTCTGGCACAAGCTAATGCTTTACCTCAGATTGCATTAAAACTGCTCGGATAA
- a CDS encoding HD domain-containing protein, whose translation MNINLNTIYEEEINKKLLELCEEETELFLVGGYIRDVLLNKECFDKDYSVKGERAIAFACKAAKAFDGHFVLLDEEHDIARVVMPDKKNTLDFAGCVGRDILTDLKNRDYTINAIACKIEKNKSVLIDPLNGIEDLNNKIIRTIGEKNIIEDSLRILRAYRHAAQLGFSIESETLKLIEKHRALIIMISVERISQELIKFFESDFAGENLCLMSHSGFLDEIFPELTAQREVPPNLHHHLGLLDHSIESVKQLESQIKIFPDWAKEHLYREFSSGIKAISLLKLAALLHDIGKPSTWHIDEEGRHRFIKHEEVGSEMVLDVLKRLKFSKNAMKYIAKLIKYHMYPSQLLNEGLENLSEKATMRMFRRIGDDMPELLLLAMADRLSARGVEITEDVVEKNIQGLYFLLDKYKKSQEEVRHLPKLVDGKEVMEILKISPSPILGKILNELNEAQISGDVNTKEEALEFIKNYKI comes from the coding sequence TTGAACATAAATTTAAATACAATATATGAAGAAGAAATAAATAAAAAGCTTCTGGAACTATGCGAAGAAGAAACGGAACTTTTTCTTGTAGGCGGATACATAAGAGATGTTTTGCTTAATAAAGAATGTTTTGATAAAGATTATTCCGTAAAAGGAGAAAGAGCTATAGCATTTGCATGCAAAGCCGCAAAAGCTTTTGACGGGCATTTTGTCCTTCTCGACGAGGAACATGATATTGCAAGAGTTGTCATGCCTGATAAAAAAAACACTCTGGATTTTGCAGGTTGTGTCGGGCGAGATATTCTGACAGATTTAAAAAACAGGGATTACACAATTAATGCCATTGCCTGCAAAATTGAGAAAAACAAATCTGTATTAATAGATCCTTTAAATGGAATTGAAGATTTAAATAATAAAATAATCCGCACAATCGGGGAAAAAAACATTATTGAAGATTCTTTAAGAATTTTAAGAGCGTACAGGCATGCTGCACAGCTCGGGTTTTCCATCGAAAGTGAAACTTTAAAACTTATCGAAAAACATAGAGCTTTAATAATTATGATTTCAGTTGAGCGAATATCTCAGGAATTAATTAAATTTTTTGAATCTGATTTTGCCGGAGAAAATCTTTGTTTAATGAGCCATTCAGGTTTTCTTGATGAAATTTTTCCCGAATTGACTGCTCAAAGAGAAGTGCCTCCCAATCTTCATCATCATTTAGGGCTTCTTGATCATTCTATTGAAAGTGTTAAGCAGCTTGAGTCACAGATAAAAATTTTTCCTGATTGGGCAAAAGAGCATCTTTACAGAGAATTTTCATCAGGGATAAAAGCAATATCTTTGCTAAAATTAGCCGCTTTGCTTCATGACATAGGAAAACCTTCCACATGGCATATTGATGAAGAAGGAAGACATAGATTTATAAAACACGAAGAAGTCGGTTCAGAAATGGTTTTAGACGTTTTAAAAAGGCTTAAATTCAGCAAAAACGCTATGAAATATATCGCAAAACTCATAAAATATCACATGTATCCTTCACAGCTTTTAAATGAAGGACTGGAAAACCTTTCGGAAAAAGCAACAATGCGAATGTTCAGAAGAATCGGCGATGACATGCCCGAGCTTCTTCTTCTTGCAATGGCTGACAGGCTAAGTGCAAGAGGTGTTGAGATTACCGAAGATGTGGTTGAAAAAAACATTCAGGGTTTGTATTTTCTTCTTGATAAATATAAAAAATCACAGGAAGAAGTGAGGCATCTTCCAAAACTTGTGGACGGCAAAGAGGTTATGGAAATTCTCAAAATTTCGCCGTCTCCGATTTTAGGAAAAATTTTAAATGAGTTAAATGAAGCGCAGATTTCCGGCGATGTTAATACAAAAGAAGAAGCGCTGGAGTTTATAAAAAATTATAAAATTTAA
- a CDS encoding zinc ribbon domain-containing protein, translated as MGVEKVLINIENFLGIKCTHQSVKNSRCNFCPDCGKKIVVRWVSIKCRQCGHLRTAVRRNFHLISPKKNFCFYCGSDKWVHQYYFDSNIPDKLREISIKQAVTDKENPFKTAQVNTYTNIWVEKPQTVEKKFKSNVIKSGMKREQKG; from the coding sequence ATGGGCGTGGAAAAAGTTTTAATAAATATTGAAAATTTTTTGGGAATCAAATGCACCCATCAATCGGTAAAAAATAGCCGTTGTAATTTTTGTCCTGACTGCGGGAAAAAAATTGTTGTCAGATGGGTGAGTATTAAATGCAGACAATGCGGGCATTTAAGAACGGCTGTGCGTAGAAATTTTCATTTGATTTCTCCAAAGAAAAATTTTTGTTTTTATTGCGGTTCTGATAAATGGGTTCATCAATATTACTTTGATTCAAATATTCCTGACAAGTTAAGGGAAATATCAATAAAACAAGCTGTTACCGACAAAGAAAATCCTTTTAAGACCGCTCAGGTTAATACTTATACCAATATTTGGGTTGAAAAACCACAAACAGTTGAGAAAAAGTTTAAAAGTAACGTAATTAAATCCGGCATGAAGAGAGAGCAAAAAGGCTGA
- a CDS encoding MFS transporter: MEEIAEEDSYINNIKFSNKGKLFSVSLAHMFNDWYANYIQTLLPFMVLAGLSISKGAYLISAFTVTSSILQPFFGYLVDQKNQRWMVYVGTAWTALLLSFVGIVDNYTIKFILAAFAGLGTAAFHPQASAMVSAICGEKKAFSQAIFISFGNIGIAITPLMVVPYVKAYGLKSTLIFAIPGLLVAVLLWFTAPKTVFKKANPVSAFQTLKENWNELSKIVSVVAIRSLTYFGLIAFLPLYLIKEKHISISESSYIVFVMLFSGALGGIIGGHLSDKFGKKIVIISSLILSCPFFYLFLEINSPFKYLFLIMAGASLLSSFSVTIIAAQEIISKNAAMASGLMLGFGVGIGGLGVSIIGLLAEHAGINYSIHLLIFLPLLAGLLGFGIKEVKNSA, encoded by the coding sequence ATGGAAGAGATCGCTGAAGAAGATTCATATATAAATAATATAAAATTTTCAAATAAAGGAAAATTATTTTCAGTTTCCTTAGCGCATATGTTTAATGACTGGTATGCAAATTATATTCAAACATTGCTGCCTTTTATGGTACTTGCCGGATTGAGCATAAGCAAAGGAGCATATCTTATTTCTGCGTTTACAGTTACTTCCTCTATTTTACAACCGTTCTTCGGTTATCTTGTTGATCAAAAAAATCAGCGTTGGATGGTATATGTGGGTACTGCATGGACAGCACTTTTGTTAAGTTTTGTGGGTATTGTTGATAACTATACTATTAAATTTATTCTGGCTGCTTTTGCCGGACTGGGAACAGCAGCTTTTCATCCGCAAGCTTCCGCAATGGTTTCTGCTATTTGTGGCGAAAAAAAAGCATTTTCTCAGGCAATATTTATTTCTTTCGGAAATATTGGAATAGCAATTACTCCTTTAATGGTTGTGCCTTATGTTAAGGCATATGGATTAAAATCGACTTTGATCTTTGCTATCCCCGGCTTATTAGTAGCTGTTTTACTTTGGTTTACCGCGCCCAAAACAGTCTTTAAGAAAGCCAATCCCGTTTCAGCTTTTCAAACTTTAAAAGAAAACTGGAATGAACTCAGCAAAATTGTTTCCGTAGTTGCAATCAGGTCTTTAACTTATTTTGGATTGATAGCCTTTTTACCTTTATACCTGATTAAAGAAAAACACATATCTATATCAGAAAGCAGTTATATTGTTTTTGTAATGCTGTTTTCAGGAGCATTAGGAGGTATAATCGGCGGACACTTATCTGACAAATTCGGTAAAAAAATTGTTATTATTTCTTCACTTATTTTGTCTTGTCCCTTCTTTTATTTATTTTTAGAAATAAATTCTCCATTTAAGTATTTATTTTTGATTATGGCAGGAGCCTCCCTTCTTTCATCGTTTTCTGTCACTATTATTGCTGCACAGGAAATAATAAGTAAAAATGCTGCTATGGCTTCAGGTTTAATGCTTGGTTTCGGGGTAGGTATTGGCGGGCTTGGCGTAAGTATTATCGGTCTGCTTGCCGAACATGCAGGTATTAATTACTCAATTCATTTATTAATATTCTTGCCGTTACTTGCAGGACTATTAGGTTTTGGGATAAAAGAAGTAAAAAATAGTGCATAA
- a CDS encoding diacylglycerol kinase family protein produces the protein MSKYKNNSMFKSLTYAYRGIALALKSQRNFRFDFIFGIFIFILAIFLHFSFIELAVLILTINAVLFAELMNTVIEFVMDAYYGNRYSVIAKMSKDIAAGAVLLIAISSIIVGSMLFLPKIIKFYFILRH, from the coding sequence ATGTCAAAATACAAAAATAACAGCATGTTCAAAAGCCTGACATACGCATATAGGGGAATTGCGCTCGCATTAAAATCCCAGAGAAACTTTCGGTTTGATTTTATTTTCGGAATTTTTATCTTTATACTGGCGATTTTTCTTCACTTTTCATTTATTGAACTTGCCGTTCTTATTTTGACGATAAATGCTGTTTTGTTTGCGGAACTTATGAATACGGTTATTGAATTTGTTATGGACGCTTATTACGGCAACAGATACTCGGTTATAGCCAAAATGTCAAAAGATATAGCGGCAGGAGCTGTTTTGCTAATCGCAATAAGCTCAATAATAGTTGGCTCGATGCTGTTTTTGCCTAAAATAATCAAATTTTACTTTATTTTACGCCATTGA